A single region of the Prevotella sp. HUN102 genome encodes:
- a CDS encoding thymidylate synthase, with translation MKQYLNLLNRIITEGATKGDRTGTGTLSVFGNQMRFDLKDGFPLLTTKKLHLKSIIHELLWFLKGDTNVKYLQDNGVRIWNEWADENGELGPVYGHQWRSWPDYKGGTIDQIQNVVDMIKNNPNSRRMLVTAWNPAEVEDMALPPCHCLFQFYVADGRLSLQLYQRSADSFLGVPFNIASYALLLMMMAQVTGLEPGEFIHTTGDTHLYLNHLEQAKLQLSREPRKLPTMKINPDVKNIFDFKYEDFELTDYNPHPHIAGVVAV, from the coding sequence ATGAAACAATATCTGAATCTTCTGAACCGAATTATAACGGAAGGTGCAACAAAAGGCGACCGAACTGGAACAGGCACGTTATCTGTGTTCGGCAATCAGATGCGCTTTGATTTAAAGGACGGTTTTCCTTTGCTTACAACAAAGAAACTCCATCTTAAAAGCATCATTCACGAACTGCTTTGGTTCTTGAAAGGAGACACCAATGTGAAGTATCTGCAAGACAATGGTGTAAGAATATGGAACGAATGGGCAGATGAAAACGGTGAACTTGGTCCGGTTTATGGGCATCAGTGGCGTTCTTGGCCTGATTATAAAGGTGGCACTATCGACCAGATACAGAATGTTGTGGATATGATTAAGAACAATCCGAACTCCCGCCGTATGCTCGTTACGGCGTGGAATCCGGCTGAGGTTGAAGATATGGCACTCCCTCCTTGCCATTGTCTTTTCCAGTTCTACGTTGCCGACGGACGTTTGTCGCTCCAACTCTATCAGCGTTCTGCCGATAGCTTTCTCGGAGTGCCTTTCAACATTGCATCTTATGCCCTGTTGTTAATGATGATGGCACAGGTTACGGGATTGGAACCCGGAGAATTTATCCATACAACTGGCGATACGCATCTCTATCTCAACCATTTGGAGCAGGCAAAACTTCAGTTGAGCCGTGAACCTCGCAAGTTGCCCACAATGAAAATCAATCCTGATGTGAAGAATATCTTTGATTTTAAATACGAAGACTTTGAGCTTACCGATTATAATCCACATCCACACATCGCTGGTGTTGTGGCAGTATGA
- a CDS encoding dihydrofolate reductase, translating into MQINIISAVARNRAIGYNNNLLYFIKEDLRRFKQLTTSNTVIMGRRTFESLPKGALPNRRNIVLSRTKKDFPNCDVYTSLDEALKHIDKDEKAFIIGGASVYKEALEMADHLYLTEIDAIPENADVFFPEYDNNIWTVEAKEEHAETEDVPAYSFVDYVRKQA; encoded by the coding sequence ATGCAGATAAACATTATTTCCGCAGTAGCAAGAAACCGTGCAATTGGTTATAACAACAACTTGCTTTATTTCATTAAAGAGGACTTGCGCCGATTCAAGCAGCTCACTACCAGCAATACCGTCATTATGGGACGCCGTACTTTCGAGTCGTTGCCCAAAGGTGCGCTTCCCAATCGTCGCAATATCGTGTTGAGTCGAACTAAAAAGGATTTCCCGAACTGCGATGTCTATACTTCACTCGACGAGGCTTTGAAGCACATTGATAAAGACGAAAAGGCCTTTATCATCGGTGGAGCCAGTGTCTATAAAGAAGCATTGGAGATGGCCGACCATCTTTATCTCACAGAAATAGATGCTATTCCTGAAAATGCCGACGTATTCTTCCCTGAATACGACAATAACATTTGGACGGTAGAAGCCAAGGAAGAACACGCCGAGACCGAAGATGTGCCAGCCTATTCGTTCGTTGATTATGTAAGGAAGCAAGCCTAA
- the pyk gene encoding pyruvate kinase yields MKQTKIVCSISDRRCDVDFLRKLFFAGMNVVRMNTAHASEEGIRTVVKNTRAVSPHIALLIDTKGPEVRTTSVEEPIQFKTGENVKIFGRPDVETTHDAINVSYLDIAKDVKIGDHILFDDGALDMKVLEIVGPMVVVQVQNDGELGSRKSVNVPGEHIDLPALTEKDKFNIELAIKEDIDFIAHSFVRSASDVMAVQKILDEHNSDIKIISKIENQEGVDNIDEIIDASYGIMIARGDLGIEVPIEQIPGIQRSIIRKCIAKKKPVIVATQMLHTMINNPRPTRAEVTDIANAIYSRTDALMLSGETASGKYPLEAVQTMATIAERAEQDAHREGFFKMPDPNLMDQREFLSKNAIEATEYLGVKGIITDSATGQTARNLAAFRGPNPVLAICYKEKLQRWLNLSYGIIPIYQQQHKSSQNMFTAAVRMLRQKGYIALDDKIAYLSGSFGEGGGTTFLEINKVKEVFDKNYKFHLPNE; encoded by the coding sequence ATGAAACAGACAAAGATTGTATGTTCGATTAGTGATAGACGATGCGATGTGGATTTCCTTCGCAAGTTGTTTTTTGCAGGTATGAACGTTGTCCGTATGAACACGGCTCACGCTTCAGAAGAAGGTATCAGAACGGTGGTGAAAAACACTCGTGCTGTTTCGCCTCACATTGCTTTGCTTATAGATACAAAGGGACCGGAGGTGCGCACAACGAGTGTGGAGGAACCAATCCAGTTCAAGACAGGTGAGAATGTAAAGATTTTCGGCCGTCCTGACGTGGAAACCACTCACGATGCAATCAATGTGTCATATTTGGATATTGCCAAGGACGTGAAGATTGGCGACCATATTCTTTTCGATGATGGTGCATTGGATATGAAGGTTTTGGAAATCGTCGGTCCGATGGTTGTGGTTCAGGTTCAGAACGACGGAGAACTGGGTTCTCGGAAGAGTGTGAATGTTCCCGGCGAACACATTGACTTGCCTGCACTTACAGAAAAAGACAAATTCAATATAGAGTTGGCTATCAAGGAAGATATCGATTTCATAGCTCACTCATTCGTTCGTTCGGCTTCCGATGTTATGGCTGTTCAGAAGATTCTTGATGAGCACAATTCTGATATCAAAATCATTTCAAAGATTGAAAATCAGGAAGGTGTTGATAATATAGACGAGATTATCGATGCGTCATACGGCATTATGATTGCCCGTGGGGACTTGGGTATTGAAGTGCCGATCGAACAGATTCCGGGTATTCAGCGCAGCATTATCAGAAAATGTATCGCAAAGAAGAAGCCCGTTATCGTGGCTACGCAGATGCTTCACACGATGATTAACAATCCTCGTCCTACCCGCGCAGAGGTTACTGACATTGCAAATGCTATTTACAGTCGCACCGATGCCTTGATGCTGAGTGGCGAAACGGCAAGTGGTAAGTATCCGTTAGAGGCTGTCCAGACGATGGCAACGATTGCTGAACGTGCCGAACAGGACGCACATAGGGAAGGATTCTTCAAGATGCCTGATCCGAACTTGATGGATCAGAGGGAGTTTCTTTCAAAGAACGCCATCGAGGCAACCGAATATCTCGGTGTAAAGGGTATCATTACTGATAGTGCTACTGGTCAGACGGCTCGTAATCTGGCTGCTTTCCGTGGCCCTAATCCAGTATTGGCTATCTGCTATAAAGAGAAACTTCAGCGTTGGCTGAACCTCAGTTATGGCATTATTCCAATCTATCAGCAGCAGCACAAGTCAAGTCAGAATATGTTTACGGCCGCAGTTCGTATGCTTCGTCAGAAAGGTTATATTGCTCTCGACGACAAGATTGCATATCTTTCCGGCTCATTCGGCGAAGGTGGTGGTACAACTTTCTTGGAAATCAATAAAGTCAAGGAAGTATTCGACAAGAACTATAAGTTCCATTTGCCAAATGAATAA
- the dinB gene encoding DNA polymerase IV yields MRKIIHIDMDAFFASVEQRDNPEYRNIPLAVGFDGPRGVVSTASYEARKFGVRSAMPIAQAKRRCPHLTIVMPRMKVYKEVSGQVREIFHQYTDLVEPLSLDEAFLDVTDNKFGMESALEIASEIRAKIFEQTQLTASVGVSYNKFLAKISSDMNKPNGIFVVNPEEALDFIAELPIEKFWGVGPKTAQTMHRMGIFKGEQLRAVSLMHLTQVFGKSGQIYYDFVRGIDTRVVEPERERKSVGCEETFLEDIHSETKLIIELYHIVLQLVERLTLNGFEGRTLTLKIKWDATSQHTKSITVNNVLRTKEDILPLAKRLLKETNRQGRAVRLLGLTVSSPANDKRSDYRQEVWEEGTLDFLD; encoded by the coding sequence TTGCGCAAAATCATTCACATTGATATGGATGCTTTCTTTGCATCGGTGGAGCAAAGAGATAATCCTGAATACAGAAACATTCCGTTGGCTGTCGGTTTCGACGGGCCAAGAGGCGTTGTTTCTACGGCCAGTTATGAAGCGCGGAAATTTGGAGTTCGTTCTGCTATGCCCATCGCACAGGCTAAACGGCGATGCCCGCATCTGACGATTGTGATGCCGCGGATGAAGGTTTATAAAGAGGTGTCCGGTCAGGTAAGGGAGATTTTCCATCAATATACAGACCTTGTTGAACCCCTGTCGCTCGACGAGGCTTTCCTTGACGTTACGGATAATAAGTTCGGAATGGAGTCGGCGTTGGAAATTGCAAGCGAGATTCGCGCAAAGATTTTTGAACAGACGCAACTAACGGCCTCCGTAGGGGTAAGCTACAATAAATTTCTTGCTAAAATATCCTCGGATATGAATAAACCCAATGGCATTTTCGTGGTTAATCCCGAAGAGGCTCTCGACTTCATCGCCGAATTGCCCATTGAGAAGTTCTGGGGAGTTGGACCTAAGACGGCTCAAACTATGCACAGGATGGGCATATTCAAGGGCGAGCAGCTCCGTGCCGTCTCATTGATGCATCTGACGCAGGTTTTCGGTAAGTCTGGGCAAATCTATTACGACTTTGTAAGAGGTATTGATACACGTGTGGTTGAGCCGGAACGCGAACGGAAATCGGTAGGCTGCGAGGAGACTTTTCTTGAAGACATTCATTCGGAAACGAAGCTGATAATAGAACTATATCATATTGTTCTTCAACTGGTTGAAAGATTGACTTTAAATGGCTTTGAGGGCAGGACTCTGACATTGAAAATAAAATGGGATGCAACCAGTCAGCATACCAAAAGCATTACGGTAAACAATGTTTTGCGCACGAAAGAGGACATTCTGCCACTTGCAAAACGGTTGTTGAAAGAAACAAACCGACAGGGTAGGGCAGTCCGTTTGCTGGGATTGACCGTTTCATCGCCTGCCAACGACAAGAGGAGTGATTATCGGCAAGAGGTTTGGGAAGAAGGAACTCTGGATTTTCTTGACTGA
- a CDS encoding sugar transferase, with amino-acid sequence MNNSDKYDAMGTTQKAIKRLIDFLSSFIGIILLSPVFLVIATLIKLQNNGPVFFKQVRIGYLGKPFIIYKFRTLSSVVEENGPQLVAKCDSKNSTSLEQFLRGYHLDELPQLWNVLRGDMSLVGPRPERKFFIDKISEHTDRYPIIYQMRPGITSEATIYNGYTDTMEKMLKRLEMDINYLERRTLWLDCKIIVKTILNIATGKKL; translated from the coding sequence ATGAACAATTCAGACAAGTACGATGCTATGGGAACTACACAAAAAGCGATAAAAAGACTTATCGACTTTTTAAGTTCATTCATAGGGATTATCCTACTTTCGCCAGTTTTTCTTGTTATAGCCACTTTAATAAAGCTGCAAAACAACGGACCGGTCTTTTTCAAACAAGTCCGCATTGGCTATTTGGGCAAACCATTCATAATATACAAATTCCGAACTCTAAGCAGTGTCGTTGAAGAGAATGGGCCACAGTTGGTTGCAAAGTGCGACAGCAAAAATTCCACAAGCCTTGAACAATTCCTAAGAGGCTACCATCTCGACGAGCTGCCACAGCTCTGGAATGTGCTGAGAGGAGATATGTCGCTTGTCGGGCCACGCCCGGAACGCAAGTTCTTCATTGACAAAATATCTGAACATACCGACAGGTATCCCATCATATACCAAATGCGACCGGGCATCACGTCGGAGGCTACAATATACAATGGCTATACCGATACAATGGAAAAAATGCTGAAACGACTTGAAATGGATATAAACTATCTTGAAAGACGAACATTGTGGCTCGACTGCAAAATCATTGTAAAAACTATTTTAAATATCGCAACAGGAAAGAAATTATAA
- a CDS encoding SLBB domain-containing protein — protein sequence MKRYILLFTILLCSIGVYSQSTMTDSQVMEFVVKEQGKGTSQAQIVTKLMQNGVDITQIRRVKNSYEKMKKGNANLGTAKTQDGDRSRTNNGQTRPGVNKKKIADETLKEYSEEESEADLYSNNRISRNKTEKNTFDETDSEYLLMQEEMDTWLPQDTAAMYENLLKKLSKNKKKVWGRDIFNNKNLSFEPNMNMALPSNYRIGPGDAVFIDIYGASQKSIQTTVAPDGVITIEGIGPIQVSGLTVGQANRRIQDRMGKRYSSSSIRLSIGQTHTIMVNVVGEVKTPGTYTLSAFATVFNALYMAGGIGELGTMRNIKVYRHGSLISTVDIYDFLKRGNLKGNVRLADNDVIVVGAYDMLVNISGKVKRPMYYEMKREESLGSLISYAGGFSGDAYTKSVRVLRKTGRQYSIYNVNEFDMNHFKLSDADSVNVDSVIARFENMVEIKGAVFRPGMYEVGGQINSVRALIEAAEGLNEYAFAPHAVMHRMKADRTLEVIPVDVDGILLGRVADIPLQNEDVLFIPTRTDVQEEQTITIHGEVQYPGVYKYADNETVEDFILQAGGLKQTASTVRVDVSRRIINPEALTTDSIIAQSFSFALKDGFVIDGQPGFTLAPFDEVFVRKSPGTTKLQNVTIEGEVMFAGNYTLTGNNTRLSDIFKKAGGATDLAYIQGARLERKPTQVEKMRIEAAYKTQVEQENKNLLDMATNSSGGGNILQAAQKNQEVSLKKFQIPETYLVGIELDKAIEAPGSDADLILREGDRIIVPQFNGTVKINGAVMSPNSVVYREGKSVAYYIDQAGGFAQDAKKRQTYIVYMNGMQARVGHNAKVRPGCEIIVPTKNRKKMSLAEMMAMGSSATSMAAVLATLANILK from the coding sequence ATGAAACGATATATTCTTTTGTTCACTATCCTGCTCTGTTCAATCGGAGTATATAGTCAATCCACTATGACGGACAGTCAGGTTATGGAATTTGTAGTAAAAGAACAGGGTAAAGGAACTTCTCAAGCGCAGATTGTTACAAAACTTATGCAGAATGGCGTAGACATCACACAGATTCGTCGCGTAAAAAATTCGTATGAGAAAATGAAGAAAGGAAATGCCAATCTGGGCACCGCCAAGACCCAAGATGGCGACCGCAGCCGAACCAACAACGGACAAACACGTCCGGGGGTAAACAAAAAGAAAATCGCCGATGAAACTTTGAAGGAATATTCAGAAGAAGAGAGCGAGGCAGACTTGTATTCAAACAATCGTATTTCAAGAAACAAGACCGAAAAAAACACTTTCGATGAAACCGACAGCGAGTACCTGCTGATGCAGGAAGAAATGGATACTTGGCTTCCACAGGATACGGCTGCGATGTACGAAAACTTGTTAAAGAAGCTGAGTAAAAACAAGAAAAAGGTTTGGGGACGTGATATATTCAACAACAAAAACCTTTCTTTCGAGCCTAATATGAATATGGCTTTGCCAAGCAACTACCGCATCGGTCCCGGCGATGCCGTATTCATTGATATATATGGAGCTTCACAGAAATCCATACAGACTACCGTTGCTCCCGATGGTGTAATTACCATTGAGGGTATTGGCCCCATTCAGGTCAGCGGACTCACAGTAGGTCAGGCCAACAGACGCATTCAGGACAGGATGGGAAAACGTTACAGCAGTTCGAGCATCCGTCTCTCAATCGGACAGACTCACACGATTATGGTCAATGTAGTCGGAGAGGTCAAGACTCCCGGTACTTATACCCTATCAGCTTTTGCAACCGTCTTCAACGCACTCTATATGGCAGGTGGCATCGGCGAACTCGGAACGATGCGCAATATCAAGGTCTATCGCCACGGTTCGCTCATCAGTACTGTCGATATCTATGATTTCCTGAAGAGAGGCAACCTCAAAGGAAATGTTCGTTTGGCAGACAACGACGTGATTGTTGTCGGGGCATACGATATGCTGGTAAACATCAGCGGTAAAGTAAAGCGTCCAATGTATTATGAGATGAAACGCGAGGAAAGTCTCGGCTCGTTGATTTCATACGCAGGAGGCTTCTCTGGCGATGCCTACACCAAATCCGTAAGAGTGCTGCGCAAGACTGGCAGACAATACTCCATCTACAATGTGAATGAGTTCGATATGAACCACTTCAAACTCTCGGATGCAGACTCTGTGAATGTGGATTCCGTCATTGCCCGCTTCGAGAATATGGTAGAGATTAAGGGAGCCGTGTTCAGACCGGGTATGTATGAGGTTGGCGGACAAATCAACAGCGTGAGGGCATTGATAGAAGCAGCAGAGGGCTTGAACGAATACGCATTTGCGCCACACGCCGTAATGCACCGAATGAAAGCCGACCGTACATTGGAGGTTATCCCGGTTGATGTAGACGGAATCCTCCTTGGAAGAGTGGCAGACATTCCTTTGCAGAATGAGGACGTACTTTTCATTCCAACGAGAACTGATGTTCAGGAAGAACAGACTATAACGATTCACGGCGAAGTGCAATATCCCGGCGTCTATAAATATGCCGACAACGAAACCGTAGAGGATTTTATCTTGCAGGCAGGTGGTTTGAAACAGACTGCCTCAACCGTGCGCGTAGACGTATCACGAAGAATCATTAATCCGGAAGCACTGACAACGGATTCCATCATTGCACAGAGTTTCTCCTTCGCTTTGAAGGATGGCTTCGTCATCGACGGACAACCGGGCTTTACCCTCGCTCCGTTCGATGAAGTTTTCGTGCGCAAGAGTCCAGGTACAACAAAACTTCAGAACGTAACGATTGAGGGCGAAGTGATGTTTGCCGGCAACTATACCTTAACCGGCAACAATACCCGCTTGAGCGATATATTCAAGAAAGCAGGTGGAGCGACAGACTTGGCTTACATTCAAGGAGCACGTTTGGAGCGCAAGCCAACACAGGTGGAAAAAATGCGTATCGAGGCTGCCTACAAGACACAGGTTGAACAGGAAAACAAAAACTTGCTTGACATGGCGACAAACAGTAGTGGTGGAGGCAACATATTGCAGGCTGCTCAAAAAAATCAAGAAGTAAGTCTGAAAAAGTTTCAGATTCCGGAAACATATCTTGTTGGTATCGAATTAGACAAAGCCATTGAAGCACCGGGCAGCGATGCCGACCTTATACTTCGCGAGGGCGACCGTATTATCGTACCTCAATTCAATGGTACGGTGAAGATCAACGGTGCAGTTATGTCGCCAAACTCTGTCGTGTATCGAGAAGGAAAGAGCGTCGCATACTATATTGATCAGGCAGGTGGATTTGCACAGGATGCCAAAAAGCGACAGACCTATATTGTATATATGAACGGAATGCAGGCAAGAGTTGGCCATAACGCCAAAGTTCGCCCAGGTTGCGAAATCATTGTTCCAACAAAGAACCGCAAAAAGATGAGTTTGGCAGAAATGATGGCAATGGGTTCCAGTGCTACAAGTATGGCTGCCGTATTGGCAACATTAGCTAATATATTGAAATAA
- a CDS encoding chain-length determining protein has protein sequence MGYQTEYRGIDYAAVFREIWKKKILYLIVMTLTILLSSLYILSIPRTYSSSTEFAPEIESKGVGGGSLGSLASTFGLDMSALESSDAITPMLYPDLMDDNGFIAMLLQTQVQTKDSSFSGSLYDYKRTATKTPWWKKQIQNIINKISNKEPEKGKYKVGAPFDAYRLTKLDNDIIEGIRSQVTIKVDKKTGAITINTEDQDPLVAKILADSTREQLKVFIVKYRTDKARRDVEYYKKLTDEAKHSYENQRKEYGIFSDTNTDVTLPSIQSQGEDMENEMQLQYNNYSQLKNQLQLALAKLRERTPVFTQIKGAAVPVKPTGPKRMLFVLGMTVFAFIVTSLFVLKNITRAQTQEK, from the coding sequence ATGGGCTATCAAACAGAATATAGAGGAATTGATTATGCTGCCGTTTTCCGTGAAATCTGGAAAAAAAAGATATTATACCTTATTGTTATGACATTGACAATCTTGTTGTCGAGTTTATATATCTTAAGCATACCAAGAACATATTCCTCAAGTACTGAATTTGCGCCGGAAATAGAAAGCAAAGGGGTTGGTGGAGGAAGTTTAGGCTCACTTGCTTCAACATTTGGTTTGGATATGTCTGCCTTGGAATCTTCAGATGCCATTACTCCTATGCTTTATCCCGACCTTATGGATGATAATGGTTTTATTGCAATGCTTCTTCAAACGCAGGTTCAAACAAAGGATAGTTCTTTCAGTGGCTCGCTTTATGATTATAAACGCACAGCAACCAAGACACCGTGGTGGAAAAAACAAATACAGAATATTATCAATAAAATCTCCAACAAAGAACCTGAAAAAGGAAAGTATAAAGTAGGAGCTCCCTTTGACGCGTATCGTTTGACAAAATTAGACAATGATATTATAGAAGGTATCAGAAGTCAAGTTACCATAAAAGTTGATAAGAAAACTGGTGCCATAACCATTAACACAGAAGACCAAGACCCTCTTGTTGCCAAGATTCTTGCCGACTCTACAAGAGAACAATTAAAGGTATTCATTGTAAAGTACCGTACAGACAAGGCACGCCGAGATGTTGAATATTATAAGAAACTGACTGATGAGGCAAAACATTCTTATGAAAACCAACGAAAAGAATATGGAATCTTTTCTGATACCAATACAGACGTAACCCTCCCAAGTATCCAATCACAAGGAGAGGATATGGAGAATGAAATGCAACTCCAATATAACAATTATAGTCAGCTAAAGAATCAATTACAATTAGCTCTTGCCAAACTGCGTGAACGCACCCCCGTATTCACTCAAATAAAAGGAGCGGCAGTTCCTGTCAAGCCTACTGGTCCGAAGCGAATGTTATTCGTACTGGGTATGACGGTATTTGCTTTTATAGTAACGAGTTTATTCGTCTTGAAAAATATCACACGGGCACAAACACAAGAAAAATAG
- a CDS encoding polysaccharide biosynthesis protein — protein sequence MRIAKNTTLMFFRMLLLTIINLYTVRLVLKGLGFIDYGIFNAVAGVVTSAGFISGVLALSIQRFFSIALGQGDNKRLNNIFSASMNIIFVLCIATIILFETIGLWFVSTQMTIPPERLTTTLCLYHCSIFVFIFSLLQIPFTAAIFSNENMGVYAVLSTIDSLLRLLLAAIITIVDTDHLAFYGFGLLAEAGIILGMYAWRGMKYKECHYTKTNDKILYRQLLKFSGWTMFGSLASMGMNQGNTILINVFFGPISNMAFGIAMQISNAFNALSNSMVLSFRPAMIKAYAKDDFQYIHQLFNISNKFLYYTLLCIGLPILIEMETILKLWLGNANSETVLFARLMIIFISLLALNNPITIIIEATGKVKEYHIVVESITLLSLPITWILYKSGSPSYAVFLVMLSICIIAHIARLWCLKRTFKPFAYSQYSIGFAFPAILITALSAMTAVVFQQITTAILHFVLMFLLLPIVAIGLSFILGLNKTERAMLLHLYHKKKA from the coding sequence ATGAGGATAGCTAAAAACACTACCCTTATGTTCTTTCGTATGTTGCTGCTTACAATTATCAACCTATATACCGTTCGACTCGTCCTGAAAGGCTTAGGATTCATTGATTATGGAATATTCAACGCTGTCGCAGGTGTTGTTACTTCTGCTGGTTTCATCAGTGGCGTTCTTGCATTATCAATTCAGAGATTCTTCTCAATCGCATTGGGTCAAGGAGATAACAAACGCCTGAATAATATATTTTCAGCGAGTATGAACATCATCTTTGTTTTATGTATAGCTACCATTATACTATTTGAAACTATTGGGCTGTGGTTCGTCAGCACTCAAATGACAATACCACCTGAGAGATTAACGACAACTCTTTGCTTATATCATTGCTCTATTTTCGTTTTTATCTTCTCCCTATTACAGATTCCTTTTACAGCTGCTATTTTTTCTAACGAAAATATGGGAGTATATGCAGTATTGTCTACTATTGACAGCTTGCTACGATTGCTACTGGCTGCAATCATCACAATAGTAGACACTGACCACTTAGCATTTTATGGTTTCGGTCTGCTTGCTGAAGCGGGAATTATTTTAGGGATGTACGCATGGAGGGGTATGAAATATAAGGAATGTCATTACACAAAAACGAATGACAAGATCCTTTATCGCCAACTCCTCAAATTTTCCGGATGGACTATGTTCGGCTCATTGGCCAGTATGGGTATGAATCAAGGGAACACAATACTTATAAACGTATTTTTCGGCCCCATCTCCAATATGGCTTTTGGTATTGCAATGCAGATAAGCAATGCCTTTAACGCTTTGAGCAATAGTATGGTTTTATCGTTTCGTCCAGCAATGATAAAAGCCTATGCTAAGGACGATTTTCAGTATATACACCAATTATTCAATATTAGTAACAAGTTTCTGTATTACACATTGCTCTGCATCGGACTACCTATTCTCATAGAAATGGAAACCATACTCAAATTATGGTTAGGCAATGCTAATAGCGAAACTGTTCTTTTTGCACGATTGATGATTATCTTTATATCTTTGTTAGCACTCAACAACCCAATTACTATCATAATAGAAGCTACGGGCAAAGTAAAAGAATATCATATAGTCGTTGAAAGTATCACACTACTAAGTTTACCTATCACATGGATACTATATAAATCAGGAAGTCCATCTTATGCTGTATTCCTTGTTATGTTGAGCATTTGCATCATTGCCCACATAGCCAGGCTATGGTGCTTGAAACGGACATTTAAGCCTTTTGCTTATTCACAGTATTCCATTGGATTTGCCTTTCCTGCTATTCTTATTACTGCACTAAGTGCTATGACGGCTGTTGTTTTCCAACAAATCACAACAGCTATTCTGCATTTTGTTCTAATGTTTCTCTTACTCCCTATCGTCGCTATTGGTCTTTCTTTTATATTAGGACTAAATAAAACAGAAAGGGCTATGTTATTACACCTATATCATAAAAAGAAAGCGTAA